The following are from one region of the Nostoc cf. commune SO-36 genome:
- the aroF gene encoding 3-deoxy-7-phosphoheptulonate synthase, whose translation MIIILKSGTPVEEITRISQEVSETWGVTVEKSVGTHKVVLGLIGDTISMDILQVQEFSPWIEQVLRVQQPFKRVSREFRHGEASEVVVPTPNGDIYFGELHPIVIVAGPCSVENEAMIVETAKRVKAAGAQFLRGGAYKPRTSPYAFQGYGESALDLLAAAREATGLGIVTELMDAADLSAVAKTADIIQIGARNMHNFSLLKKVGAQDKPVLLKRGMSATIDEWLMAAEYILASGNPNVILCERGIRTFDGKYARNTLDLSVLPVLRSLTHLPIMIDPSHGTGRSEYVPSMAMAAIAAGTDSLMIEVHPNPAKALSDGPQSLTPDKFDRLVQDMSVLGKVVDRWSKPAYNRVGETQIMLTPELSK comes from the coding sequence ATGATTATCATACTTAAGAGCGGTACACCTGTTGAAGAAATTACTCGCATCAGCCAAGAAGTGAGTGAGACTTGGGGAGTCACGGTAGAAAAAAGCGTTGGCACTCATAAAGTTGTGCTGGGGCTAATTGGTGATACCATTAGCATGGATATATTACAGGTTCAAGAGTTCAGCCCTTGGATTGAGCAAGTATTACGAGTGCAACAACCTTTCAAGCGGGTAAGTCGAGAATTTCGACATGGAGAAGCCAGCGAAGTTGTTGTACCAACACCTAACGGTGATATCTATTTCGGCGAACTTCACCCGATTGTAATCGTAGCTGGGCCTTGTTCTGTTGAAAATGAAGCGATGATTGTCGAAACAGCAAAGCGCGTCAAGGCAGCAGGAGCGCAGTTTCTCCGTGGCGGAGCTTACAAACCCCGCACTTCACCTTATGCGTTTCAAGGTTATGGTGAAAGCGCTTTAGATTTATTAGCAGCAGCACGAGAAGCTACTGGTTTGGGTATCGTCACAGAACTCATGGATGCTGCCGATTTATCAGCAGTGGCGAAAACAGCTGACATCATCCAAATCGGGGCGCGGAATATGCACAACTTTTCGTTGCTCAAAAAGGTAGGCGCTCAAGATAAACCAGTGCTACTCAAGCGGGGGATGTCTGCCACAATTGACGAGTGGCTGATGGCAGCAGAATATATTTTGGCATCTGGAAATCCAAATGTGATTTTGTGTGAACGGGGAATCAGAACCTTTGATGGCAAATATGCTCGGAATACTTTAGATTTATCGGTGCTTCCGGTGTTGCGATCGCTTACCCATTTACCGATTATGATTGATCCCAGTCATGGTACGGGTAGGTCTGAATATGTGCCATCGATGGCAATGGCTGCGATCGCAGCTGGTACAGATTCCTTAATGATTGAAGTTCACCCCAACCCCGCAAAAGCTTTATCCGATGGCCCCCAATCTCTCACCCCTGATAAATTTGACCGCTTAGTTCAAGATATGTCAGTTCTCGGCAAAGTAGTCGATCGCTGGTCTAAACCTGCATATAATCGCGTTGGTGAAACCCAAATTATGCTCACTCCAGAACTCTCAAAGTAG
- the trpD gene encoding anthranilate phosphoribosyltransferase, with the protein MIAVTKTPLDNIPVTSELYNWPALLQQLFARQSLTVSQAADLMQGWLTDAIPDVLSGAILAAIQAKGVSAQELVGMASVLQSQSPVPSTQYPAPLIDTCGTGGDGASTFNISTAVAFVAAAAGVKVAKHGNRSASSKTGSADVLEALGINLNATPEKVQAAVGEVGITFLFAPGWHPALKAIATLRKTLKVRTVFNLLGPLVNPMRPTGQIIGVNDPLLLEEIVQALSQLGCQQAIALHGRERLDEAGLADVTDLAVLQNKKVRSLTLNPQELGLSFAPTAALCGGDVEENAEILKAVLQGKGTQAQQDVVALNTALALQVGEAIDGETDVLAGCVKGIALAKEILQSGAAWTKLEQLAEFLR; encoded by the coding sequence ATGATAGCTGTAACTAAAACCCCACTTGACAACATCCCCGTCACTTCTGAGTTATACAACTGGCCAGCTTTATTGCAACAGTTGTTTGCTCGGCAATCGTTGACAGTTTCCCAAGCTGCGGATTTGATGCAAGGTTGGCTCACAGATGCCATTCCCGATGTCCTCTCAGGAGCGATTTTAGCCGCAATCCAAGCTAAAGGCGTATCCGCCCAAGAATTAGTCGGGATGGCCAGTGTCTTACAATCCCAATCGCCAGTACCTAGCACCCAGTACCCAGCCCCCCTAATTGACACCTGTGGAACTGGTGGAGATGGTGCTTCAACCTTTAATATTTCCACTGCTGTCGCCTTTGTTGCCGCCGCCGCCGGGGTAAAGGTTGCCAAACATGGCAATCGTTCTGCATCCAGCAAGACTGGTTCGGCTGATGTGCTGGAAGCTTTGGGTATAAATCTCAACGCCACTCCAGAAAAAGTGCAAGCCGCAGTGGGTGAAGTTGGAATCACCTTTTTGTTTGCTCCCGGTTGGCATCCTGCACTAAAGGCGATCGCTACTTTGCGAAAAACTTTGAAAGTAAGGACTGTTTTTAACTTACTCGGCCCGCTAGTAAATCCCATGCGGCCAACAGGGCAAATTATTGGTGTCAACGATCCGCTTTTACTAGAGGAGATTGTGCAAGCTTTATCTCAATTGGGATGTCAGCAAGCGATCGCCCTCCACGGACGGGAACGTTTAGATGAAGCTGGTTTGGCAGATGTCACTGATTTAGCTGTACTCCAAAATAAAAAAGTGCGTTCTCTAACCCTCAATCCTCAAGAACTTGGTTTGAGTTTTGCACCCACTGCGGCGTTATGCGGTGGAGATGTTGAAGAAAATGCCGAAATTTTGAAGGCAGTTTTGCAAGGTAAAGGCACTCAAGCGCAGCAAGATGTCGTCGCTTTAAATACAGCTCTCGCGCTGCAAGTTGGTGAAGCGATTGATGGGGAAACTGATGTTTTAGCAGGTTGTGTTAAAGGTATTGCCCTTGCCAAGGAAATTCTCCAAAGCGGTGCGGCTTGGACAAAACTAGAACAACTTGCTGAATTTTTGCGCTAA
- the trpB gene encoding tryptophan synthase subunit beta, with amino-acid sequence MVSIQDIKTATVQPDSLGRFGKFGGKYVPETLMPALSELEAAFNQYCNEPSFQAELQNLLRDYVGRPSPLYFAERLTTNYARPDGTGPQIYLKREDLNHTGAHKINNALAQVLLAKRMGKKRVIAETGAGQHGVATATVCARFGLKCVIYMGVHDMERQALNVFRMKLMGAEVRPVEAGTGTLKDATSEAIRDWVTNVETTHYILGSVAGPHPYPMIVRDFHAIIGVETRAQAQEKWGGLPDILLACVGGGSNAIGLFHEFMREPSVRLIGVEAAGEGVDTEKHAATLTKGKIGVLHGAMSYLLQDDDGQVIEPHSISAGLDYPGVGPEHSYLKDLGRAEYYSVTDKQALDAFQRLSQLEGIIPALETAHAIAYLETLCPQLEGNPRIVINCSGRGDKDVQTVAKVLIP; translated from the coding sequence GTGGTAAGCATACAAGACATCAAGACTGCAACTGTGCAACCAGATTCTCTAGGCAGATTTGGAAAATTTGGCGGTAAGTACGTCCCCGAAACCTTAATGCCTGCATTAAGTGAATTGGAAGCGGCATTTAATCAATATTGCAACGAGCCGAGTTTCCAAGCAGAACTGCAAAACCTACTGCGCGATTATGTAGGACGACCCAGCCCATTATATTTTGCTGAACGGTTGACAACAAACTACGCTAGACCAGATGGCACAGGGCCACAAATCTATTTAAAGCGCGAAGATTTAAATCATACAGGCGCTCACAAAATTAATAATGCTTTGGCTCAAGTATTACTCGCTAAACGCATGGGCAAAAAACGAGTAATTGCAGAGACAGGCGCAGGACAACACGGCGTAGCAACTGCAACTGTATGTGCTAGGTTTGGTTTGAAATGTGTGATTTACATGGGCGTCCACGATATGGAACGCCAAGCCTTGAACGTGTTCCGCATGAAGTTGATGGGAGCAGAAGTTCGACCAGTAGAAGCAGGTACGGGAACTCTCAAGGATGCAACTTCTGAAGCAATTCGGGATTGGGTGACGAATGTAGAAACAACCCATTACATCCTCGGTTCTGTTGCAGGCCCTCATCCCTACCCAATGATTGTCCGTGACTTCCACGCGATAATTGGTGTAGAAACTCGCGCTCAAGCTCAGGAGAAATGGGGAGGATTACCAGATATTCTACTGGCTTGCGTGGGTGGAGGTTCCAATGCGATCGGTTTGTTTCATGAGTTTATGCGTGAACCTTCGGTGCGCTTAATCGGAGTAGAAGCGGCGGGTGAAGGTGTAGATACAGAAAAACACGCTGCTACCTTGACAAAAGGAAAAATAGGTGTGTTGCACGGTGCAATGAGCTATTTACTGCAAGATGATGATGGTCAAGTCATCGAACCCCATTCAATTAGTGCCGGATTAGATTATCCCGGTGTAGGGCCAGAGCATAGTTATTTAAAGGATCTTGGTCGCGCCGAATATTACAGTGTTACCGATAAACAAGCGTTAGATGCATTCCAAAGGCTTTCGCAACTAGAAGGGATTATCCCAGCCTTAGAAACTGCTCATGCGATCGCATATCTCGAAACCCTTTGTCCTCAACTAGAAGGCAACCCCCGCATCGTCATCAACTGTTCCGGCAGAGGTGACAAAGATGTGCAAACGGTCGCCAAAGTCCTTATTCCTTAG
- a CDS encoding tyrosinase family protein: MKSLLKSVKILIYSLLLVSACAIAVFAHDRIDYKQYKYNWDHNVGQYARPDVRKNVTDLTSAEKTAFVKAIKTLKTVIPAGSKLSIYDQFVAIHIGATRLIHNHKGHSNGSVQELAHENAAFFPWHREYIRRFEQALQAVDPNVTLPYWDWTDAKALDVIFNDDFLGSNGQGVTIKIPNQGNFTGGIVPGAFSAAYGWVMNPALNIDLDTNTSLGTSLVRFLKLPPATDYPVPKKDVERALALNDYSLFRPALEGFISVDEQGKVTPGGFVHNYIHGLVGGVQIDASTRPVKFKGLGTMSNIPSSPYDPVFWLHHANADRLWAEWQENGPSR; the protein is encoded by the coding sequence ATGAAATCCCTGCTGAAATCCGTCAAAATACTAATTTATAGCTTACTTCTAGTTAGCGCCTGTGCGATCGCAGTCTTCGCCCATGATCGCATTGACTACAAACAATACAAATACAATTGGGATCACAATGTTGGACAATACGCTCGCCCAGATGTAAGAAAGAACGTAACTGACCTAACATCAGCAGAGAAAACAGCCTTCGTCAAGGCAATCAAAACCTTAAAAACTGTAATCCCCGCAGGAAGCAAGCTCAGTATTTACGACCAATTCGTTGCCATACATATAGGGGCAACACGCTTGATTCATAACCATAAAGGACATTCCAATGGTTCGGTTCAAGAATTGGCTCATGAAAATGCCGCATTTTTCCCTTGGCATCGAGAATATATTCGCAGATTTGAACAAGCACTGCAAGCAGTAGACCCAAATGTTACTCTCCCCTACTGGGATTGGACAGATGCCAAAGCACTTGATGTAATTTTTAACGATGACTTTCTTGGTTCTAACGGTCAAGGAGTAACCATTAAAATTCCCAATCAAGGAAACTTTACAGGTGGCATTGTACCAGGCGCTTTTTCGGCTGCTTATGGCTGGGTTATGAATCCAGCATTAAACATTGACTTAGATACCAACACATCATTAGGTACATCACTTGTCCGCTTTCTAAAACTACCTCCTGCCACCGATTACCCTGTCCCCAAAAAAGATGTTGAGCGTGCCTTGGCTCTTAATGATTATTCTCTATTTCGCCCTGCTTTAGAAGGATTTATCTCTGTAGATGAGCAAGGTAAAGTTACCCCAGGGGGATTTGTACACAACTATATTCATGGTTTAGTTGGTGGGGTACAGATAGACGCAAGTACAAGACCCGTAAAGTTTAAGGGCTTGGGTACTATGAGCAATATACCAAGTTCGCCTTATGACCCAGTGTTTTGGTTGCATCATGCAAACGCAGACCGCCTCTGGGCTGAATGGCAAGAGAACGGTCCATCAAGGTAG
- the trpA gene encoding tryptophan synthase subunit alpha: MTSISASFQTLRDRQQCALIPFITAGDPNLETTAEALRILDRNGADFIELGIPYSDPLADGPVIQAAATRALQKGTKLEQVLEMLHTVIPSLKAPIILFTYYNPILHRGIKPFLGKIAAAGVQGLVVPDLPLEEAEELIQTAASYGIEVILLVAPTSSQDRIEAIARQSQGFIYLVSVTGVTGIRAQIQDRVKHLITDLRSVTDKPIGVGFGISGPEQAHQVMEWGADAVIVGSAFVKRLAEGSSTQRLQAVEQLCQELKTAITQVSLQQVGSAK; the protein is encoded by the coding sequence ATGACTTCTATCTCAGCTTCCTTTCAAACTTTACGCGATCGCCAACAGTGTGCTTTAATCCCCTTTATCACAGCAGGCGATCCTAACTTAGAAACCACCGCCGAAGCATTACGTATTTTAGATCGCAACGGTGCAGACTTTATCGAGTTGGGCATTCCCTACTCCGATCCTCTCGCAGATGGGCCTGTAATTCAAGCAGCAGCAACCCGCGCTTTGCAAAAAGGCACGAAATTAGAACAAGTGCTAGAGATGTTGCACACAGTGATTCCTAGTCTAAAAGCGCCAATAATTCTATTTACTTATTACAACCCTATTTTGCACCGAGGTATTAAGCCATTTTTAGGAAAAATTGCTGCTGCTGGCGTCCAAGGCTTAGTAGTGCCAGACTTACCCTTAGAAGAAGCAGAAGAATTAATCCAAACTGCTGCATCTTACGGAATTGAGGTAATTTTACTCGTAGCTCCTACCAGTTCTCAAGATAGAATTGAAGCGATCGCTCGTCAATCTCAAGGTTTTATCTACCTAGTGAGCGTTACAGGTGTTACAGGTATCCGCGCTCAAATCCAAGACCGCGTAAAGCATTTAATTACAGATTTGCGAAGCGTCACCGATAAACCCATCGGTGTTGGTTTTGGCATCTCCGGGCCAGAACAAGCACATCAAGTAATGGAATGGGGTGCAGACGCGGTGATTGTTGGTAGTGCCTTCGTTAAAAGGTTAGCTGAAGGTAGCTCAACCCAAAGATTGCAAGCTGTCGAACAACTCTGTCAGGAACTTAAAACAGCTATTACTCAAGTATCCCTGCAACAAGTTGGTTCCGCAAAATAA
- the trpC gene encoding indole-3-glycerol phosphate synthase TrpC has protein sequence MTNQVTTSRHILEEIVSHKRQEVAQMQQELPLASLRKQLNAAPTVRNFLTALQENPHQPSLIAEVKKASPSRGIIRADFDPVAVAQAYERGGAACLSVLTDQKFFQGGFDNLRRVRQQVALPLLCKEFIIDRYQIYLARTAGADAVLLIAAILSDEELQDFLRVIHDLGMTALVEVHTLAELDRVLKLEDLHLVGINNRNLEDFTLDIRTTQQLLAERQQQLQSLDITLVSESGLYTPADLSLVAEAGARAVLIGESLVKQSDVEQAVRSLLSLS, from the coding sequence ATGACTAACCAAGTTACCACTTCCCGCCATATTCTTGAAGAAATTGTGTCGCATAAAAGGCAAGAAGTTGCCCAAATGCAGCAAGAACTGCCTTTAGCCTCCTTGCGAAAACAGTTAAATGCAGCCCCGACTGTGCGAAATTTCTTGACTGCTTTACAAGAAAATCCTCACCAACCGAGCTTAATTGCCGAGGTTAAAAAAGCATCGCCTAGCCGGGGGATTATCCGCGCAGATTTTGACCCAGTAGCTGTTGCTCAAGCTTATGAACGGGGTGGTGCAGCTTGTTTATCAGTCCTGACTGACCAAAAGTTCTTTCAAGGTGGTTTTGATAATCTGCGAAGAGTGCGTCAACAAGTTGCATTACCCCTACTGTGCAAGGAGTTCATCATTGACCGCTATCAAATTTATTTAGCACGGACAGCAGGCGCAGATGCAGTATTATTGATTGCTGCCATTTTATCAGATGAAGAACTCCAAGATTTTTTGCGAGTGATTCATGATTTGGGGATGACTGCGCTGGTGGAAGTTCATACCTTGGCGGAACTCGACCGGGTGTTAAAGCTTGAGGACTTACATCTAGTCGGAATCAACAATCGCAATTTAGAAGATTTTACCCTTGATATAAGAACAACACAGCAACTTTTAGCAGAGCGTCAACAACAATTACAAAGTTTGGATATCACCCTCGTTAGCGAGTCTGGACTGTATACACCTGCTGATTTATCTCTTGTGGCTGAGGCTGGAGCGCGTGCAGTTTTGATTGGAGAGTCTTTAGTTAAACAAAGCGATGTAGAGCAAGCTGTACGCAGTCTTTTGAGCCTTTCTTAA
- a CDS encoding anthranilate synthase: MAFDSRSYKTLGGVSISRSITEVQMDTALEDILFHLNSQRGGLLRSSYEYPGRYKRWAIGFVNPPLELTTQENAFTLIALNERGQTLLPFLLKRLSQSEQLEKVTQDNHNIVGFIKPTKKSFTEEERSKQPSSFTVVREILYTFSSQEDEHLGLYGAFGYDLVFQFEPITQHLERPTDQRDLVLYLPDELIVVDYYQQRAFRIQYDFETAHGNTKNLPRTGESVDYRGKHLQPSQTADHKIGEYAKKVEVALDYFRRGDLFEVVPSQNFLESYEDEPSKLFNTLKEINPSPYGFIFNLGGEYLIGASPEMFVRVEGRRVETCPISGTISRGQDALDDAVQIRQLLNSHKDEAELTMCTDVDRNDKSRICEPGSVQVIGRRQIELYSHLIHTVDHVEGTLRSQFDALDAFLSHTWAVTVTGAPKRAAIDFLERHEKSARRWYGGAVGYLNFNGNLNTGLILRTIRLKDCIAEVRAGATVLYDSIPQAEEQETITKAAALFETIRRVKQTTQKTAQSSSIKLTKIFPSAADGKRILLIDYEDSFVHTLANYIRQTGANVTTLRHGFSESLFDTERPDLVVLSPGPGRPSDFRVPQTVGALLHRKIPIFGVCLGLQGIVEAFDGELGVLHYPQHGKSSRIFVTDSNSVTFKNLPQSFPVGRYHSLFALPQSLPKELKVTAISDDDVIMGIEHQTLPIAAVQFHPESIMTLAGEVGLEIIKNVVRAYTTKESLVVGH; this comes from the coding sequence ATGGCTTTTGATTCACGTTCCTACAAAACCCTTGGCGGTGTAAGTATTTCTCGCTCCATCACCGAAGTTCAGATGGACACTGCCCTCGAAGATATTCTCTTCCACTTAAATTCTCAGCGTGGAGGCTTGTTAAGGAGTAGCTACGAATATCCAGGCAGATACAAAAGATGGGCGATCGGATTTGTCAATCCACCTTTAGAGTTGACTACACAAGAGAATGCTTTCACTTTGATAGCGTTAAATGAACGTGGGCAAACACTTTTACCATTCCTCTTAAAGCGTCTATCTCAGTCAGAACAGCTTGAGAAAGTCACCCAAGATAATCATAATATTGTCGGTTTTATTAAACCAACGAAAAAATCATTTACTGAAGAAGAACGCAGTAAGCAACCTTCATCATTTACAGTTGTCCGCGAAATTCTATATACTTTCTCTAGCCAAGAAGACGAACATTTAGGCTTGTATGGTGCTTTTGGTTATGACTTAGTTTTTCAGTTTGAACCAATTACCCAACATCTGGAACGTCCTACAGATCAGCGCGATTTGGTGCTTTATTTGCCAGATGAATTGATCGTTGTTGACTATTATCAGCAACGCGCATTTCGCATACAATATGATTTTGAAACAGCGCACGGCAACACCAAGAATCTTCCAAGAACAGGTGAGTCTGTAGATTATCGCGGTAAACATCTGCAACCGAGTCAAACTGCTGACCATAAAATAGGCGAATATGCGAAAAAAGTTGAGGTTGCACTCGATTATTTCCGCAGAGGCGATTTATTTGAAGTTGTTCCTAGCCAAAATTTTCTTGAGAGCTATGAAGACGAACCCAGCAAACTATTTAACACCTTAAAAGAAATAAATCCTAGTCCTTATGGGTTTATTTTTAATCTAGGTGGAGAATATCTGATAGGTGCATCTCCAGAAATGTTTGTGCGGGTTGAAGGTAGGCGGGTTGAAACTTGTCCAATTAGTGGCACTATTAGCCGGGGACAAGATGCTCTTGATGATGCCGTGCAAATTCGTCAGTTACTCAACTCTCACAAAGATGAAGCTGAGTTGACCATGTGTACTGATGTCGATCGCAATGACAAATCCCGCATCTGCGAACCTGGTTCAGTACAAGTCATTGGTCGTCGTCAAATCGAATTATACAGCCACCTGATACATACAGTAGATCATGTTGAAGGAACACTGCGATCGCAATTTGATGCTTTAGATGCCTTTCTGTCGCATACATGGGCAGTTACAGTCACAGGCGCACCCAAAAGAGCAGCAATAGATTTTCTGGAACGCCACGAAAAGAGCGCTCGACGTTGGTATGGTGGAGCAGTCGGCTATCTAAATTTCAACGGTAATTTAAATACTGGATTAATTCTGCGGACAATCCGCTTAAAAGATTGCATCGCAGAAGTGCGAGCTGGCGCTACAGTCCTTTATGACTCCATACCACAAGCAGAAGAACAAGAAACAATTACCAAAGCTGCTGCTTTATTTGAGACAATTCGCCGTGTTAAGCAAACCACTCAGAAAACTGCTCAATCCAGTTCTATAAAATTAACTAAAATCTTTCCAAGTGCAGCAGATGGCAAACGCATCTTACTAATAGATTACGAAGACTCATTTGTTCATACCTTAGCCAATTACATTCGCCAAACTGGTGCAAATGTCACCACGCTGCGTCATGGTTTCTCCGAATCGCTATTCGATACAGAACGCCCTGACTTAGTTGTTTTATCTCCTGGCCCTGGTAGACCAAGTGATTTTCGGGTTCCCCAGACTGTCGGTGCGCTTCTTCATCGCAAAATTCCTATTTTCGGAGTTTGTCTAGGACTGCAAGGCATTGTTGAAGCTTTTGATGGAGAATTAGGAGTCCTGCACTATCCCCAACATGGTAAATCTTCACGGATTTTTGTCACCGATTCCAATTCTGTTACCTTCAAAAATTTACCACAATCTTTTCCAGTCGGTAGATATCACTCATTGTTTGCCCTACCGCAAAGTTTGCCAAAAGAACTTAAAGTAACAGCGATTTCTGATGACGACGTAATTATGGGCATTGAACATCAAACACTTCCCATCGCCGCCGTTCAGTTTCATCCAGAGTCAATCATGACTTTAGCTGGAGAAGTCGGTCTGGAAATCATTAAAAATGTCGTGCGTGCATATACAACCAAAGAGTCATTAGTCGTTGGTCATTAG
- a CDS encoding 3-dehydroquinate synthase: MIVDIKQKSKFNLQPIHQRVSVSFNYEVYFTQNLFELKNPTLAQVITADGETKPKKIFAVVDAGILKYQPELVKQLVAYTKFYAEVLAIAAEPMIISGGEAAKNDRNLVDQIQQQIEAAGLCRHSYILAIGGGAVLDLVGYAAATAHRGIRLIRVPTTVLAQNDSGVGVKNGINAFGKKNFLGTFAPPYAVINDSAFLTTLDDRDWRSGIAEAIKVALIKDASFFDFIHRHTPALVCRDMDSMQQIIYRCAQLHLEHIANGGDPFEMGSSRPLDFGHWAAHKLEHLTNYRLRHGEAVAIGIALDSTYSFLAGLLDYSDWQQILKTLSALGFALYVPELAQKLSQLEDPDCLFRGLTEFREHLGGELTLTLLQGIGKRIEVHEVDLFLYREAISLLQEFRVKF; this comes from the coding sequence ATGATAGTTGACATTAAGCAAAAAAGTAAATTCAATCTGCAACCAATTCATCAACGTGTTTCGGTTTCTTTCAACTACGAGGTTTACTTCACGCAAAATTTATTTGAGTTGAAAAATCCCACGTTGGCTCAAGTGATTACAGCAGATGGAGAAACTAAGCCAAAGAAAATATTTGCAGTTGTAGACGCAGGAATATTAAAGTATCAACCTGAATTGGTGAAGCAATTAGTTGCGTATACCAAGTTTTATGCAGAAGTACTAGCGATCGCAGCCGAACCAATGATAATTTCGGGAGGAGAAGCTGCTAAAAACGATCGCAATTTAGTAGATCAAATCCAGCAACAGATTGAAGCAGCTGGATTATGTCGCCACTCCTACATATTAGCGATCGGCGGCGGGGCTGTATTGGATTTAGTGGGATATGCAGCCGCAACTGCTCACCGAGGAATTCGCCTAATTCGAGTGCCGACAACAGTGTTGGCACAAAATGATTCTGGAGTTGGAGTCAAAAACGGCATCAATGCCTTTGGGAAAAAGAACTTTCTCGGCACATTTGCGCCACCTTACGCAGTTATAAATGACTCTGCCTTTCTGACAACCTTAGACGATCGCGATTGGCGTTCTGGAATCGCAGAAGCAATCAAGGTGGCACTAATTAAAGATGCTAGCTTTTTTGATTTTATCCACCGTCACACCCCAGCCTTGGTGTGCCGAGATATGGATAGTATGCAACAGATTATCTATCGTTGCGCTCAGTTGCACTTAGAACATATTGCCAATGGCGGCGATCCTTTTGAAATGGGTTCCTCTCGTCCCCTAGATTTTGGACATTGGGCGGCTCATAAGCTGGAGCATTTGACAAATTATCGCTTGCGTCATGGCGAAGCAGTTGCGATCGGTATTGCTTTGGATAGCACCTATTCCTTTTTAGCAGGATTGCTGGATTATTCAGATTGGCAACAAATATTAAAGACTTTATCGGCATTAGGTTTCGCGTTGTATGTGCCAGAACTAGCCCAGAAGTTATCACAATTGGAAGATCCTGATTGTCTATTTCGGGGTTTAACTGAATTCCGCGAACATTTGGGGGGAGAGTTAACTTTGACGCTGTTACAAGGGATTGGAAAAAGAATTGAGGTTCATGAGGTGGATTTGTTTTTGTACAGGGAAGCAATATCGCTGTTGCAAGAATTTAGGGTGAAGTTTTAA
- a CDS encoding DsbA family oxidoreductase, which yields MLIDIFHDTVCPWCRIGKKHLFDALAQRQEQEINIRWHPFLLDNTVPIEGYEFRSFMQNRKGMKAEEMQQMFDSAQRAGEAAGVKLDFDKISLAVNTKLSHQLIALAPSNVKNDVVEAIYKAYFEDGLNIGNIDVIVAIGTAYQMDASELRLQLNDDAAVDKVVAESTFARLNGINSVPFFVINNKVKVNGSYSVKAFLETLNRAALLDIPAKI from the coding sequence ATGCTGATAGACATCTTTCATGATACCGTTTGCCCTTGGTGCAGGATTGGTAAAAAACATTTGTTTGATGCATTAGCACAACGGCAAGAACAAGAGATAAATATTCGATGGCATCCCTTTCTTCTGGACAATACTGTTCCTATTGAAGGTTATGAATTCCGTAGCTTTATGCAAAACAGAAAAGGCATGAAAGCGGAAGAAATGCAACAGATGTTTGATAGCGCCCAACGCGCAGGTGAGGCGGCTGGAGTTAAGCTAGATTTTGATAAAATTAGTTTGGCTGTTAATACTAAGCTTTCTCATCAACTGATTGCACTTGCACCCAGTAATGTAAAAAATGATGTTGTAGAAGCTATTTATAAAGCTTACTTTGAAGATGGCTTGAATATTGGAAATATTGATGTGATTGTTGCCATCGGTACAGCATATCAGATGGATGCTAGCGAATTACGGCTACAATTAAATGATGATGCTGCGGTTGATAAAGTTGTCGCTGAATCAACATTCGCTCGATTAAATGGCATCAATAGTGTTCCGTTCTTTGTGATCAATAACAAAGTCAAGGTAAATGGTTCCTACTCGGTAAAGGCGTTCCTTGAAACTTTGAATCGTGCTGCACTTTTAGATATACCTGCAAAAATATGA